The DNA sequence AAGTGCACAAAGCAAGGTCCATAAAGACATGGATGAGTTTGGTGCGTAAGAACTTGAATGGCCCACACATTTGTACCCCTGACCTCAAACCCACCTTTGGGATGAACTGTAACGGCAATTGTGAGGCCAGGCCTTCTTGTCCAACATCAGTGCCTGACCATACAATTGCTCTACTGGATAAATAGGCAAAAATTcccacagaaaaacaaaaaaaatcttgtggAAATCCTTCCCAGTAAAGTTGTTCTGATACAGCTGAAGCTGTTATAACTGCAAAGGGGGGACAAactatttaataatgtaattaaagtCAATGTGTAATGGTCAAgagtcccaatacttttgtacATATAGTACAtatagtgtgtgtatttatttattcagtgacACTCTACATTAGTTAAATCTCATTTCAATCTGACTTTAAAAACTACATCtgcaatttaatttctgtctcacaatgtgaaaaataaatacaattcgTGATTTTTTCCACGCAAAACTTAccattgtcatattttattctgtACAGACAACCTGCCATTTTTCCACAACGAACAGCCAGCTGTTTCTTATTTCTGACTTCTTGAAAGACAGCTGTTAGATCTAGCCCTAAAATAAACATAGAATAGAAGAATATTTTGTCAGGATAcaatcacacaaaaatatttcaaaattactCTTCagatcaaaaaaataaataagcaaatacaTAAATGTCTAGAAGATGTTTGACATTATTGGTATTAAAGTATTAAAGCATAAGTTACCcgagtcatttttatttctggtCTGCCTACTTGAACTGGATATTTGGTGGGAAAATGGCCTCTTGTTGTTACTCTGCTTGAAGCATCTTTGCgctttcattttttcttttattaccCTTCTGTCATCTTCATTAAAATCAGTTTCTGAGCAGTTTCCCTTCAGTTCACATTCTGGCTTAGTCTGCTTCATAACTGATTCAGCATTCATCTTCTTCAGGTCTATGAGGGGCAAATGTTATGTTATACTGGATCTGCTAATGAACCTCAGCTTACTTCATAAATGGTGTCAATGCTGCCAATTGTCTTGACGTGGTTTTAGAATCttaataaaaacatgaacaatCTGTCACTGGATCACTGACTGTTTCAAGAATCAAAGTTAAAAATATTCATTCTAGGTATCGTTTTATGCTTACCTGGAAGCCTAGATTTTTTACTTCTGGCTATTTTCTTCTTGCTACAATTTTGTTGATTCATCTTTCTTTTCCCCCCTTGTTTTCCTTTCCCATTTCCCATCTCGTTCATCCAGTCAGATTCAGATGCGCTGGCCCAATCCTGCTCTGAATCGGTAATTAATTCTCCATCCATCTCCTGTGGCACAATAAGCATTTAttcaatgtttttgttgttgttgtgctctttgtattgttaaAGTTTAATATTGCAATGTATAATATATGCATAATGTATAATCACTTGAACTCTGAATATGTGAGAGTGAGCCAAAATGGATTACacatatgaaaacaaaatacatatcATTAATTCATTTGAATGTAGGCTATACAGTTCAAGTAAATTCATGCATATCTTTTATTAAATTGCTTATACACAATTCACTGTcataaacatctaaataaacTAGGACTATCCATAGACTAAAACAACTTGGAGTTaagacacatttaaaataattaaaatgggaTTTCATAAATTGTAACAGCAAAATGTTCTTCGGGTTCCCACTCTTTTCCAGTAATTTTGTGGTTTACACTTTTAGTATTATGCTActtatatatgcatattttctaAGTCCATGTGAATCCTGTTTTTTCCCTTTTCAAGCCTTTTGATGCACCCTTGGAGGATCTCGAGGCgcgtttttaaaaatataacaactttTAACTTGAGCTCAGCGTTTTTTTGTAACGTGTTCACGCGTTTAGACGCTGCAAACGACGCGAGATCCTAGCACGTGTTTACACAGTAGAAAAACAATAGAAATTATGTGTAGTTATGCAAACAAACGTTATGTGTGAACGTAGAAACGAACACAGATACTTGCTTCTTggactgtttgtttgttttgggggGGAAactatagaaaaaaaaagacccgAAACATTCACGTAATGTACACGCAACAACCAATACTATATTAGAAAAGATCTCGAGCACTCTTTTATAAGTCAGCAAGATAACAGAAATCGCCAGTCAGCGTCATTTGGTAAACAGGTTGTCTTGAATTAAACACGTTCAAATTCTACTTAACAGCAATAAGTATTAGCTTGGTAGTTACCTCAAACTCTCCGGATACAGCGGCGAATCCTGAATTATCGTCCGACTCCAAGTAAAGAGAAAGTAGGAGGAGAAGCACGAGATGGGGGGCGTGCGTGACTGAAAAGGATGCGCGGGATATTTTCGCTTCAGCTGGTAGGCTATTTGAATCATCcttcatgttttaaattattcaaacaAACTAAAGTTTCATTACATGCTTTTTTTCTATTCATGGATTGTGCCCCAGTAAAAGAGTCGGGATAGTTCAAGTTCATCCAAAAAGAAAAGTCTGTTATCATTTaccctcaagttgtttcaaacatgttagtttcttctgctgaaaacggattatattttgaagaatgttgataatcgaacagttgctggtagccactgTCTTCCAGtaatatgtaaacaaatacTTTGAACGTCAGTGCAACCTGTTTGTTATACTTAACAGGTTATACAGGTTGCAAACATTCTTCAtaatatcatcttttgttttTAGCAGAAGAAACCAACTCAcacatgtttggaacaacttgagggagTAATGacttctcatttttgggtgaacaatcccaAGGTGAAAACCAAGGTGTAACACAAAGGTTGAATTTACTCACCTGTCCATCTGACATCTAAGTATATCTACATACCAAATGAGCCCCTCAAAGACAATTATACTTAACAATATTTacataacaaaacaacaacaacaacaacaacaaaaacaggacaaaaagaaactacacaaaaatacataaaacaaaatttattaCTGCTattaataattatcaaatatatatatatatatatatatataaagattttcaaaatttttacaTAATCgtgtcaatttatttatatgtatattaaaaaaaacaacagaacaatGAACAGCAAatgattaaaacaacaaaatgctgcaatatattttgttttaatatgtgACAAAAACAGTAAACGATTatcaaaaatgtctttaattgTCTTGGCTattaaatacacattaaaaacaaacttgtataatctaataataatatatttattgataACCTCTCAGATCACGGTTCTGCTTCCTCAGTACTACCCCCACCTTCAGTGATTGGCTCCTTCTTGACTAAGGAGTGAATCTGGGGATTTTCAAAAACAGCAGGAATTAGACAGATATATTGAGGCAGTGTGTCTTCTGACTGTTTTTCCACCAGCTTCTTTAAAGACAAATCAATTGATTTCAGGGTCTTGTTCATGGTACTAAACTGATTTTCCAGAAATTTAATTAACTGCGTCTGGCCTGTCTTCTCAGTCTCTTCAGAAGCAACAGGATTCTGCCATTCAGCAGGAGAATCACTGAAGTTCAGCTGAGCTGCTGCTGCTTCATCTGAGGTCTGATTGACCTCCTCTACAACAGGATATACTACAGGTTCTGTAGCATCAGTGGGAGAATCACTGAAATTCAGCTGAGCTGCTGCTGCTTCATCTGAGGTCTGATTGGCCTCCTCTACAACAGGATATACTACAGGTTCTGTAGCATCAGTGGGAGAATCACTGAAGTTCAGCTGAGCTGCTGCTGCTTCATCTGAGGTCTGATTGGCCTCCTCTACAACAGGAGATACTGCAGGTTCTGTAGCATCAGTGGGAGAATCACTGACGTTCAGCTGAGCTGCTATTGCTGCTTCATCTGAGGCCTGATCAGCCTCCTCTACAAAAGGAGATACTGCAGGTTCTGAAGCATCAGTGGGAGAATCACTGAAGTTCAGCTGAGCTGCTATTgctgcttcatctctggtctgaTTGGCCACTTCTACCGCAGGAGATACTACAGGTTCTGTAGCATCAGTGGGAGAATCACTGACGTTCAGctgagctgctgctgctgcttcatCCGCTGCTTCATCTGTGGTCTGATCAGGCTCCTCTATGACAGGAGATACTACAGGTTCTGTAGCATCAGTGGGAGAATCACGGAAGCTCAGCTGAGCTGCTATTGCTGCTTCATGTCTGGTCTGATTGGCCTCCTCTACAACAGGAGATACTGCAGGTTCTGTAGCATCAGTGGGAGAATCACTGAAGTTCAGCTGAGCTGCTGCTGCTTCATCTGTGGTCTGATCAGGCTCCTCTATGACAGGAGATACTACAGATTCTGTAGCATCAGTGGGAGGTGCAGGTGAATCTTGGTTTGGGGAAGGACAAAGAGATAAATCATGAGGATGAGTTTAtagcacacacaaaacacaaacaagtTATACAAAGTATGAAATGGTAGAATACAgaggaaaaaacaaatattagtaCCACTCAGAAATTCAGTAATAGACACTGGTAAGAGTTTTCAAATGCCAGTGGTTACCTTTCAACTATGAATATTCAAATTCTAATGAGAAGCAAAAATAAGAGATGTGAAAGTAACCAAAGGTCTTCATAgtctaataataatatgtaattttaaaaatcatcagaggtggaaagtaactaattacaaataCTTTTGTTACAGTACTTgagtatatttttacattttttctacTTTCTTGAGTATAGGCTAATTAAATTGTGgttcttttacttttacttgagtagaataaaaataaagtattcaACTTCGCTAGATTTATTTTCCACCAAAAGTAGGTACAAAGtactaccaaaaaaaaaaaaaaaagaaagaaaaaagacaaaggTGCCGATGGAGAAACAGAGTGAGCTGGCGTTTGACAGGCACTTTTCAAACTGTTGGGGTGGAGCCCTGTGCTTCAGGCAGTAACAGGCAAGTCTGTGCAAAACCAATCAAAACTTTCAGCTCAGTGGGAGCTAGGGCGGGGCGTTCAAACCACGCTTTGCTCTGACTGTCAATCACCAGTGTTGGTTTTTTGAATCTGCATCATGTTTCAGTATATTAGAGAAATTTTAAATCGCAATTTTAACAGCTCCTGAAATGGGTCATGCCATTGATATTACCAGAACACTCAGCAGTTTAAGTAAATAGAAACTCGGTTGATAGAAGGATGCAGTTGCATGGATGGAAGTGTCAAAAATGCTTGTACACAGTTCAGATGAATGGAAAAAATTGCCCTCTTTAACAGTGCAGATTAACGAAGCTAAAATAACCTaaacattaacaacaacatTGACATAATAGCGCGTACATTTTACATGCGTCTGACTAACAGATCAACCATGatttatctgtcaatcagatgcaTGTAAAATCACTTTTTCTGTGCCCGTGCTTTGGATTTGTGTACCCATGGGTGAAAAAAGAAGATAGTCTATGTATGACCAGACGATTTATTCATATCCAAAATGAGACGATGTGAACATTATGGAGCGCTGAACCCTCTCatgcagtgtatgtttcattcatacCCGAAGCTGGAGGGCGCTCTCGCGCAGAAAGTCCAAAACGGCCTTGTAGAAGTAATAATAACTTATGACATGAAGGAAATcccaatatggacaaaggcatcCTGCTATCGCTACCTTTTccaggtaataaataaataaagcatatgaataatgcagtgctaattgacataatatttattacagtatagaaACTATTCCTTACCTATGCCTTATTATTTGTATAAAccaatcataaaattgtcattaggaaaatacagagaaaatattatatatatatatatatatatatatatatatatatatatatatatataggtgctggtcatataattagaatatcatcaaaagttgatttatttcactaattccattcaaaagtgaaacttgtatattatattcattcattacacacagactgatatatttcaaatgtttatttcttttaattttgatgattataactgacaactaaggaaaatcccaaattcggtatctcagaaaattagaatattatttaagaccaatacaaagaaaggatttttagaaatgttgGCCAACTGAacagtatgaacatgaaaagtatgagcatgtacagcactcaatacttagttggggctccttttgcctgaattttTGCAGCAAtgcggtgtggcatggagtcgatcagtctgtggcactgctcaggtgttatgagagcccaggttgctctgatagtggccttcagctcttctgcattgttgggtctggcataatcgcatcttcctcttcacaataccccatagattttctatgcggttaaggtcaggcgagttttctggccaattaagaacagggataccatggtccttaaaccagatactggttgctttgtcACTGTGTGCAGGTCCAATtgctgttggaaaatgaaatctgcatctccataaagttggtcagcagcaggaagcatgaagtgctctaaaacttcctggtatacggctgcattgaccttggacctcagaaaacacagtggaccaacaccagcagatgacatggcaccccaaaccatcactgactgtggaaactttacactggacctcaagcaacgtggattgtgtgcctctcctctcttcctccagactctgggaccctgatttccaaaggaaatgctaaatttactttcatcagagaacataaatttggaccactcagcagcagtccagtcctttttgtctttagcccaggcgagacgcttctgatgctgtctgttgttcaagagtggcttgacacgaggaatgcgacagctgaaacccatgtcttgcatacgtctgtgcgtagtggttcttgaagcactgactccagctgcagtccattCTTTGTGAAtttcccccacatttttgaatgggttttgtttcacaatcctctccagggtgcggttatccctattgcttgtacacttttttctaccacatcatttccttcccttcgcctctctattaatgttcttggacacagagctctgtgaacagccagcctcttttgcaatgaccttttgtgtcttgccctccttgtgcaacgtgtcaatggtcatCTTTTgaacaactgtcaagtcagcagtcttccccatgattgtgtagcctacagaactagactgagagaccatttaaaggcctttgcaggtgttttgagttaattagctgattagagtgtggcaccaggtgtcttcaatattgaaccttttcacaatattctaattttctgagataatgaatttgggattttccttagttgtcagttataatcatcaaaattaaaagaaataaacatttgaaatatatcagtctgtgtgtaatgaatgaatataataataataatataataacaattgtgaaacttgtgtattaaataaattcaatgcacacagactgaagtagtttaagtctttggttcttttaattgtgataattttggctcacatttaacaaaaacccacgtcatgaaaattatgaaaataaatctaggaattatttgattgttagattttaaatcagcggggttgaggcatcaaaactaaccaagtaactaagctgttttatggaaagtaactgtaatattattactgaaatcttattagtaattagttacactactagttatggcaaaaagtaatattattacagtacctaaattactagtaactagttacta is a window from the Onychostoma macrolepis isolate SWU-2019 chromosome 03, ASM1243209v1, whole genome shotgun sequence genome containing:
- the LOC131536291 gene encoding mucin-20-like isoform X3 — its product is MLASVHSDATSQNLQFHRLHDKNATRVSENLHPGRSFQKGEKCISCKGKWFTPGQFEKFGRKGHHKKWKSSIYYKPSNGLQQVKLLKLIQNGCLSEFGQLRESIRQVTPTESCKRLFSKTLETPVCGIEEEKIQLDSSSDESVSVAERVKMVTQTESRKRLFSKTLEKSVCGTEEETIQLDSSSDESVTVAERVKKNRRESVILAGTLSKWNTGPEESTANARDSSSDESVSVAERVKMNRRESVIFAETVRKKITEPVESTASARDSPAPPTDATEPAVSGQLRESIREVTPTKSWKRLFSKSLEIPVCRIEEETFQLDSSSDESVSVAEKDKMAQNRRESVVLPETVSKKITEPVESTASARDSPAPPTDATESVVSPVIEEPDQTTDEAAAAQLNFSDSPTDATEPAVSPVVEEANQTRHEAAIAAQLSFRDSPTDATEPVVSPVIEEPDQTTDEAADEAAAAAQLNVSDSPTDATEPVVSPAVEVANQTRDEAAIAAQLNFSDSPTDASEPAVSPFVEEADQASDEAAIAAQLNVSDSPTDATEPAVSPVVEEANQTSDEAAAAQLNFSDSPTDATEPVVYPVVEEANQTSDEAAAAQLNFSDSPTDATEPVVYPVVEEVNQTSDEAAAAQLNFSDSPAEWQNPVASEETEKTGQTQLIKFLENQFSTMNKTLKSIDLSLKKLVEKQSEDTLPQYICLIPAVFENPQIHSLVKKEPITEGGGSTEEAEP